The Rhodothermaceae bacterium genome includes the window GGCGCGGCTTGAACCTAAATCGACTTGTCGAAGTGCCTGATGTAGTCGGGCAGCGCCATCACACAGCCGACAGCCTGCTTCGCGCTTTGTTTTTTTGGCCTCGCTTACTGGATCAGGAGGGAGATCCCGACAATCCCCTGATTCTACGACAGTCCCCTGAACCGGGAGAACTCTCGCCGGAAGGATCGGACATCCGCTTGTTTACGACTGCCGATTCCTTGGATTAGAGATTAATGGCGGCAGCGAATCTTCAAACTGATCGCATCTTTAGGGTTGTGGAACTCAAGGGGACCCCGGCTGGCGACCATGCAAGAAATCCGACTGCCGAATGGATATGGCAATCCCTGAAGACTAGGTTGTCGGTCCGTTGATGCACTAGCAGAGACAATGACGCGTCAAAAGGCCCCTACATACCTCTGATACGATTCGATGCCCAGGTCCTAAAGATTAGCACGGACTTGGATTTACTCGGTGAGGTACACCGATAGGCCCTCTTCTGCATCCACATCTACGCGCTCGCGGTATTTGGTTTGCAGCTTGCGTCCGACATAATCAGGTTGCAACGGCATTTCGCGATGCCCACGGTCTATGAGAACCATTAACTGAATTCGGGCTGGCGATCCCATTTCACATACAGCTGCAACCGCGCGGTGCGCGGTTCGACCCGTGTAAAGAACGTCATCAACAATGACCACTACCTTCCCGG containing:
- a CDS encoding bifunctional pyr operon transcriptional regulator/uracil phosphoribosyltransferase (regulates pyrimidine biosynthesis by binding to the mRNA of the pyr genes, also has been shown to have uracil phosphoribosyltransferase activity); the protein is MHTLILGKERIERTLARLACEVDERNQGTEGLVLFGVVPKGILVAQALARHISEIAGRSVVPVPLDLEDPSQKPEDVTGKVVVIVDDVLYTGRTAHRAVAAVCEMGSPARIQLMVLIDRGHREMPLQPDYVGRKLQTKYRERVDVDAEEGLSVYLTE